A stretch of DNA from Castor canadensis chromosome 2, mCasCan1.hap1v2, whole genome shotgun sequence:
actcaaccactgaacCATACCCCCCAGCTCAATATTCTACTTTTTTGTGTTGTCTCTATTACTAGAAATACTGGAATGAACATCCTTATGCATAACACCCTTTGTTTACATACATAATTGTATCCTGAGGTTAAATCCTAGAAATTATAATGTAGCTCAAAGACtgtgaatactttttttttttttttttttggtggcactggggtttgaactcagggcctccacacttgctaggtaggccctctaccacttgagccactctgccagcccaagttgAACATTTTTAATGCTTGTGATGCTTACTGACAGTTTTCCCTTCAGGAAAGTTCCCTTAACAGCTGTTTAGGAGACTATCTGTTTTACTTCATCCTGAGTAGTAATAgctatcatatttttaatttttgctagtCTGATAAAGGAAGCCTTTTATCTCTAGTTTAagtttaaaattaactttatttcatttatttacagctatttgaattttttgtgaagttcttttctttctttttctttttgtcagtattggggtttgaactcagggcttcatgcttacaaggaaggaattctaccacttgagccacatgtccaggGACTACCccatctcccttttttcttttcttttagtttttggataagatcttgtgtttttgcctggagttGGTCTATGACCTTCCTACCTGTCTACAGCCTCACAattagctgggaccacaggaatgcaccacaatgcccagcttatttgttgagatggatctcactaactttttgaacGGGCCTGAAACAGTGTTCCTCCCTCTATttccatctcccaaatagctggaattgagccttttaattttattgtagacTCTGAAAGGATTTTTTTAGACCGAAGTTTGAATGTATACGTAGTCagatattttctttgttattccTTCCACTCATCTTTAGAAAATTCTCCCCCATTCAAAGATGAAATAACTGTATTTTACTCTAGTTTTATACTTTATTAGACATGAAAGAGTGTACACTTAGAATTTTTTCCttatgattatgaaaattttctgaTAATCACCGTCAACATATTTTCTTGTCTAGCACCTCAAACTTTACTATCAAAATTATTTGGTTTGATTCCTCACTTCAGGTTTTACAGACATTTCACCAGAGGAGTTGAGGCTTGAATACCATAACTTCTTAACCAGCAATAACTTACAGAGTTATGTAAGTTTGTTTCCTATTCATCTACCTCAGTAGCAAATTGGCTGTCAATACTGTTTTCTCTAGAGTGGTTTGCTTGTGTTTTGGCAAAGTTGATAaaggctttaaatttttttttctaggttaCTTCCTTTGAAATTGGTTATCTAAATTGATGATAATATATTTTGACTATAGTAATCAGGAAAACAGTGTTTTTACTACAAATTACCCATCAGTCAGTCATCCCTTACATCATTTGACAGATATTTATTGTGCATCTGATAGATGTGGATCCCATAAtgaattctaagaaaacaaaGTTAAATAAGATGTAGTCTGTTATACAGATAACATCCTCATGTGtcaaatatcaagaaaaaaaaaaaatggggcggGGGCAAGGAGGGGAAGTCCTGAAGAAAATGATGTATTTTTCTATAAGTCATGATCATGCATTTCAAATAGTACACATATTCATGTCCTACCCAGATATAACTAACTGTGCTGCCCAGTACTTGTGATGATCAAGGCGATACAGGAATTAGAGAACAGGAAGAGGCGACCAGAGCTGAAATGTCTTTGGCAAATAGGAACAGGTCAATGCAAGTTTTACAGTTATGCACCATAAAACTGTTATGTAAATGTTTTGTGAGTTTGGCAAATAATGTGAAGTTGCTATTGAAGAAATTTACTTAAACACTCAATATTGagtatttttctgtcttctctcttcaGCTAAATTCTGTCCAACAGTTAATCAATCAATGGAGAAATAGGATAAATGAACTGAAAAATCTAAATACCTCAACTAAAGTAGTTTTGGTAAGTATTGGAAAGTTCTCTTTAGGGAAGTGTCTTCTGATTGGCTCTTTCACAGAGGACATTTCACTTTGGATttggaaagcaaagcaaaaattcTTTTGTCGAGAATTATATGTGGACTagcactgtggctcaagtggcagagtgcctgactagcaagcacaaggcccagcgTTCAAACcagaaagtaaaaaatacaaGTTAAATATGTGCATACTCAAAATATCACTTCAAGTTGAGATCCTAGAATTGCTTTCACTCTGCTCCTCAGTTAGAGAAGCAGGGTTAGCCAGGCACTCTGggggctgaggcagcaggatcatgagttcatGTAGCTgtgctacatagcgagaccctgtctcaacactCCAGTTTCTCCTCCTCccgcaaaaaagaagaaaggaaagtagagataattaaaaactttttagggtaaattttttaGCTTTGGTTGTACTAGTTGTGAAAATTGAGAAATAGTACATAAATTCAAGTATTAAAAGTTCTCtgtgtttaaaaagaaattacttcaAAAAATAATATGAATGCATATTCAGACTTAGGTATACTTTTGTGACCAAAGGACACTTACCATGGATCCCTTGTCTTAAACAGAAATGCCTTTAGAACATGCTGCCCACTTGTCTGCAAGGATACATAGTCCTGACTAGACTCTTGTACAAActaatttctttcatctttctgttgTAATGCCATTTGAATTTAGTAAGACTTTTTAGAAATATTCCATCCCTAGGTAAGAAATGGCCCATCATCACCATTAATGAGAGCTGATTGATGGAGGAGGGATAACTGAGTCCAAGGAACTGCACAACTTCCCTCGGGGCTGGAAATTCCCTGCTCTTTGCTGATCTGCTAGGCCCCTACATAGCTGATCTGGGATAACCCATCCCTTGCTGGATTAGCATGTGTTGGTGTTCATTCCCTCTTTATCATGAGTAGGAATTCATTGTATGGATGTTCTAGAATTTGTCCATTTATCTGTTAATGAATATTAACTATGGAAAAGACACAGCTCATCTATAAAAGGAGATGAACAGTTGCTGGGGTCCAGGAAAAAGGAGGGGTTGACTGGGTAGAGACAAAGGAAATTTTTAGGGGGTTTTGAATCTTAATTGTGGTGGTAGTAGTTaaaaatttgtcaaaattcattcaaatatattaataaaattgaatGCATATTATGTAAATTGAACcacaaaaagttgatttttttgaaatgttATTGGGGTTTCCAAATGAACGAAGTTCTGTTTGGTTTGATAAGGAAAGTTTTGGAGGAAAGGAGTAAGTAAAAACCTCCCTTGAAAAGGGGGTtaacaaattagtagaattaggaatgcaaaaggggaaataacaacaaacaccatggaagtccaggaaatcatcagagactactttgagaacctatattcaaataaatttgaaaatctaaaagaaatggacagatttctagatacatatgatcatccaaaactgaaccaagaggaaattaatcacctgaatagacctataacacaaaatgaaattgaagcagcaatcaagagtctccccaaaaagaaaagtccaggacctgatggattctctgctgaattctatcagacctttaaagaagaactgataccaaccctccttaaactgttccacgaaatagaaagggaaggaaaactgccaaacacattttatgaagccagtattacacttatcccaaaaccaggcaaagacacctccaaaaaggagaactataggccaatctccttaatgaacattgatgcaaaaatcctcaacaaaataatggcaaaccgaattcagcaacacatcaaaaagattattcaccacgaccaagtaggcttcatcccagggatgcaggggtggttcaacatacgaaaatcaataaacgtaataaaccacattaacagaagcaaagacaaaaaccacttgatcatctcaatagatgcagaaaaagcctttgataagatccaacatcatttcatgataaaagctctaagaaaactaggaatagaaggaaagttcctcaacattataaaagctatatatgacaaacctacagccagcattatacttaacggagaaaaattaaaaccattccctctaaaatcaggaaccagacaaggatgcccactatctccactcctattcaacatagtactggaattcctagccaaagcaattaggcaagaagaaggaataaaaggaatacaaataggtaaagaaactgtcaaaatatccctatttgcagacgacatgatcctataccttaaagacccaaaaaactctactcagaagcttctagacatcatcaatagctatagcaaggtagcaggatataaaatcaacatagaaaaatcattagcatttctatacactaacaatgagcaaacggaaaaagaatgtatgaaaacaattccatttacaataacctcaaaaaaaatcaaatacctaggtgtaaacctaacaaaagatgtgaaagacctctacaaggaaaactatacacttctgaagaaagagattgaggaagactatagaaagtggagagatctcccatgctcatggattggtagaatcaacatagtaaaaatgtcgatactccccaaagtaatctacatgtttaatgcaattcccatcaaaattccaatgacattcatcaaagagattgaaaaatctactgttaaatttatatggaaacacaagaggccacgaatagccaaggcaatactcagtcaaaagaacaatgcaggcggtatcacaatacctgacttgaaactatattacaaagcaataacaataaaaacagcatggtactggcacaaaaacagacatgaagacccgtggaacagaatagaggatccagatatgaagccacacaactataagcagcttatctttgacaaaggagctaaaaatatacgatggagaaatagcagcctcttcaacaaaaactgctgggaaaactggttagcagtctgcaaaaaactgaaactagatccatgtatatcaccctataccaagattaactcaaaatggatcaaggatcttaatatcagaccccaaactcttaagttgatacaagaaagagtaggaaatactctggagttagtaggtataggtaagaactttctcaatgaaaccccagcagcacagcaactaagagatagcatagataaatgggacctcataaaactaaaaagcttctgttcatcaaaagaaatggtctctaaactgaagagaacacccacagagtgggagaaaatatttgccaactatacatcagacaaaggactgataaccagaatatacagggaacttaaaaaactaaattctcccaaaactaatgaaccaataaagaaatgggcacgtgaactaaacagaactttctcaaaagaagaaattcaaatggccaaaaaacacatgaaaaaaatgctcaccatctctagcaataaaggaaatgcaaattaaaaccacgctaagattccacctcacccctgttagaatagccatcatcagcaacaccaccaacaacaggtgttggcgaggatgcggggaaaaaggaaccctcttacactgttggtgggaatgtagactagtacaaccactctggaaaaaaatttggaggctacttaaaaagatggacatcgatctaccatttgacccagcaataccactcttggggatatacccaaaagactgttactccagaggcacctgcacatccatgtttattgcggcactattcacaatagccaagttatggaaacagccaagatgccccagcactgacgaatggattaagaaaatgtggtatctgtacacaatggaattttatgcagccatgaagaagaacgaaatgttatcatttgctggtaaatggatggaattggagaacatcattctgagtgaggttagcctggcccaaaagaccaaaaatcgtatgttctccctcatatgtggacattagatcaagggcagacacaacaagggtattggactatgagcacatgataaaagcgagagcacacaagggaggggtgaggataggtaagacacctaaaaaactagctagcatttgttgcccttaacacagagaaactaaagcagataccttaaagcaactgaggccaataggaaaaggggaacaggtactagagaaaaggttagatcaaaaagaattaacctagaaagtaacacccacacacaggaaatcaatgtgagtcaatgccctgtatagctatccttatctcaaccagcaaaaacccttgttccttcctattattgcttatactctctctacaacaaaattagaaataagggcaaaatagtttctgctgggtattgaggggggtgagagggagggggcggagtgggtggtaagggagggggtgggggcaggggggagaaatgaaccaagcctgtatgcacatatgaataataaaagaaaaatgaaaaaaaaaaaaagaaaagggggttaAGATTTCACTTAAAAGAGATGAAagagcataaaatatttttaaggactAGGAAATGCTTACTGGATTTTAGTGGTAAGCTTTTAACTGTAATTGTGAATCCACTTCAGTTCAAGCATAAGAGTAGACTGGGTATCCTCTAAAAATCCTTTGCACCTATAtctagatttccttttttttttttttttttttgacaggaccGGGTTTTGACTGAACTtagagtctcacacttggtaggcaggggctttaccacttgagccactcttctagcCCTGTATTTCTTGATAAATGTAGCTCTAACCTTATAGACAATGAAATGtattgttaaaaaatatttttctggttGTACTATGTGCTCTTTACAGAAATTTAGAAAGCATAAACTTAAAATCATCCATAATACTCAACCAGAGATAATCACCATTAACTCATTGATGTACATTTTTCCATGCATATTCGTATTATTAGTTGATATTACACTTTATACAACATTATATCTTACCTTTTTCGACATCACATGGGCATTTTTCCATGTTAACATTTATCTTCACTTGttaaatgcacattttaaaattgaatttggcTGTAAagtgtatagaaaaggtacttGAGAACTATTCATCAAGCATTTTATTACTTGAATACTTTTTTAAAGCTCTCCAACATAAAGGATGGAGTAAATAAAGCAGCACCTGCATTTGGATTTGGAAGTAGACAAGCAGGAGCATTTGGGTCAAAAGGTAAGTGATAAAGCAATGCAGGACTTTGCTGATTCAAAAAATTAAGATTTCATAACTTTCGACTTATAAACCCTGAATCACCACTTGAAATCACCCTCATAAATTCTGTCTTCCTTTATGGAACCTCAAAGAAATTTGCTCATTAAGCATTGTGAAAAGCAGGCCAGAATGGACATGTGCTTTGAAAGACAGACACTACAGCTCTGGTTATAAAAGTACATTCAGGGGGTTTGTAAGAATACACAGCTATGGTAGTGGTACCTTTGAGATTTTTCTTACCACTGTACACCTGTCAAGTGATGGCTCTGGTGAAAGAAGGTAGCAATGCAAAAGTGAAAGTCCACTCCCAAGTCCCTGAGATTTCTCTTAGGTGAAGGTAAATCACAGTAGCAGAAACAACAGGAAAATAGGATTTATGAGTTGTTCTGACCTCTCTCCTTTTCACTTTCCTTCCAATAAACATATCATCCAAACATAGCAAAAATAAGATAGGGGGGGGAGTGATGTGGCTACATTTTTCAACTATAacgatttctttttctgttttttgtaggTTTTCCAGTGAATAACAGCAGCAACGATAGTGCTcagaattttagttttaaagCAAGCCCTGGATTTGTCACTGCCCCTTCTGGAAACCCTTCGGTGTTTGGGAGTCCTCCAGCATTTGGTGCTGTACCCTCTGCCAGTTCTGCCATCTCTACTTGCACTCCAGCTTTTGGATTTGGGAAGCCTGGAATCACATtggctgcttcattttcattcaagAGCCCTGTAGCTTCCAGTTTTGGATCAGCtggattttctggatttccagcTTCCTTGGCGTCAGGCTGTGTTGGGGCTTCAGTGGCCCCAGCCTTCGGAAGTAGCAGTTCTGTGGCTGGTTTTGGTGGTCCTAGTTCACATTCTCACACTGCTTTTTCCAAAGAGACTAGTGACATCTTTGGCAGTAACAACATGTCTGCCTGCAGTGCCACTGACACTACCGATAATGTGCTATTCACACCCAAGCATCAACTAAGAGTAGACGAACTGGAGCAATTTCAGTCCAAGAAATTTACTTTGGGAAAAATTCCATTAAAGCCACCACCTGTGGAGCTTTTAAGTATGTAAAAGGGCAACTAGGATCAACCTGGAgctcatgtgtgctaggcaagcactctacctctcaGCCCTACCCCCAGCCCTAATCTTGAGTGGTTCATATGAAAGCAGagctatatatgcatatatgtccATATATACACTTATGTATATGAAGAATACAGCTTTCAGTGATACTTTAAGGATTTTAgctctaacattttttttcttaagcctaactaaaacaaccaaaagaaatcaacaagcaaaaggaatttttcTATACTGTAATTATGAACAGAACTGAAAACTTGTATTGAATAAAGTGATTTTCTCATTCTATACCACTTTACTGTCTCACTCTAAatagtgttttgtgtgtgtgtgtgtgtacatatgatgCTGGGGATCAGACTCAAGGCCTTAGAcatgctaggcacgtgctctgtcactgaactacatccctagcccctgattttttaagtgaaaaaaaaacccttacctAATAAAAGATAGGTACTCTTAATTATCTTAGCAAATATGCAAAGAAGTCAATCCCAGAGGATCCAGATTCTGTGAACAACTGTATTATTCCAACTAACGGTCTGGAAACCTGACATTTGGAACAGTCTATAcccaggatttttctttttgatattttaaaccatctgtggcatgGAGATAGTAAGGAGACCATAAGTTTCTTCTTTGGTCTCAAGCTCTAAAGACTTTTCAGTATTCTAACTTACAGAAGAGTCCTCGAATATTCCTGCCCCTACATTACCTATAGATTGGAGTCTTCGTCCATTCCTGCTTTATAACAAAAAATCTGAGCCTGggtaatttatttcttacagttctggaggatggAAGTTGAAGGTTTAGGTGCCTGCTGGTTCAGTATCTGTTAAGAGCCTAATCTCTCGTTCAAGGTGGCAGTTGTTGCTACATCCTCATATGACAGAAGGGGAAATGGAAAAGAGAGATGAATGCTGTGTCTTCACGTGGCAAGTAGAAGAGAAAAACCCATTTCTCAAGCCCTTATATAAGAGTTCCTAATCTCATCCATAAGGGGTCTGTCTTCAATCACTTAAAGATACCCACCTTTTAGTACTAGCACATTGGGGAATAAGTTTCAACAGAAATGTGTTgaaacccccccccccaccggcTCCAGTAATTGATTCTGACCCTAGCAATTGATTACAGGCTCCCTTGGATCCCAATTGAGCTTCCCAGTGTCCATGAGACTCTCAGAGCATGCAAGAACCCACCATTTTCAAGTATATCTGAATATAAGAATCACCTGAGGTGCTTATTTAACATACCAGATTATGGGCCTTTCCATTGGGCTGGGCTTAAGTATGTTAAGTATTCCAAATGATCATTTGGCAAGTTTGGGAAGCCAGCCTGTCCAGCTACATTTTAGCTACTTAAGTGAACTTGATTTGGAagtgaaggatggactgcaggaagTCAAAAAAGGTGATAActggccaaggagacacttcttcccaggaaacgcaacctgagagacatctctgccctgaggcaatacaccaaaaaaaagctttaaaacccaatctccaacctgacccacgggaccaccagtttccaggtctcCCTGCCTGCCCCCATGCAGCTTTTctctttacaaataaaatctttctgacctttgctgcttgaggccacctgtgctttcattctcagagtggacccaagaaccctgaacacctgaaattcttgtgtgtgtcatctgtgcattgTATTTGGCAATGTACGAAGGGACAAgtcttcacctgaggtcagtacagGTTGTACCAAACTGAAGaagactgcctaggaagtgaCTGTTTTCGTCCTGCACTCCGAgggagtctattttccaggagagaccctcCCCCCATGGCTTAGCTACAGTGGACCTCTCAGGCtgaactttctttctctctctctctccctctgtctctctaaagaGGGTTTCTCTCTCaggaacctgaggaaaagctccaagcccatGATAGCTGTAAGGCAGTCAACCTGGGAAATTGGGGGCCAACCAGGGCCTTATACCAACTGCCAATGCTAAatttcagtgcaccaaggctgtttttcctctcaactcttgactccctccctccttaaactctctccctttcaAAATCAGACCTGCTTAGGAGGAAGTCCGAAAACagccggtggaaaggaaagtttctcttcaagctataaggGTATTCTGGCCTgggcactccctggtgtcacctgaaggctgaagatgcaacttcctgacccgccctgaggctccaaaggtggctaagtcttgggcccctccagccatgtctgtggcaaacagacaattAGATCTCTTACACTTCTTTCACAGTTCCTGtagcccaagagtggaggtcaccccttgcttccagtgctccagtactgcctctcacaggattgacctggacagctGTGATgacaataatccctcatgcgttgagcctggaaactctcttttcctccaaccctcagcttctccttcctctttcccaagtagTTCCAGATGAGTGGCCTCCCCTCTTTGTTCTAAACAGAAGTGGGCTAACTTCTTCAGTGAGTTTAGGAAAAACCCCTGCATTGCCCATGACAGACACCAGAAAGTGCTACTCTTTAACTTGGACTTAACTGCCTTTGGTTAAGCAGGTTCCATAGTCTgctctcagggaaaaaaaaacaacagttaAAGGGATAGAGACCTCACTGAGCTTCTCCACTTTTGTCCCttactacaacaacaacaacaacaaaaaaaaaaaaaaaaaatatatatatatatatatatatatatatatatatatatatatatatatacgcctcacaggatatataggggagaAAAGTCTACCTCATAGGGAGTCCCCATCCAGGTTTCCGCAGGGTCCTCCCTCTGGTCACgtaagccctcttggttactttgatagagttatttttagaTTACAAGCCtgcagctggtagaggagaaccaggtacctAGGTcgagggcaaacaggcaagtcaaaataaatagataagaaatTGATCAGGGGCATTGAGGGGAGGGTGTCTTGGTAAGTGAaccaaggccagagcctcccacccaatgactggtcccagggcctcccatccaggctcctgtgaccaccataaaagcaaaGGAGCCCTGAGTGatacttactattgaaaagcacaaggtcagcctccttatcaatactagagccagcatctcagctattcctttctctcccagacccaggtcctccaagaaaattactgtttggggcatatcaggccagTCTCTAGAGTGTTATTTCCTCAGCacttagcctgctcctggggagatttccatttctgtcactcctttttaattgtcccagaaacccctactcctctgctagggcaagaccttctatctaaactGAGGATACacctccttttacccccaggagagtactgttgcttgcccctgatagaggaacaagtagaccccacagtgtggatggatggacacacgtGGGACAGgcacgaacagctgccccagtcctagtttatctcaaggacccctcctggtttccccatcaaaaacaatatcctttaaagccagaagttaaggaggggctaattcccataatcaaagacttaaaaagacagggactgctaatagaatgctccagcccatataatactcctattctcagtgtcaggaagggacctaaaaAACGGAGGCTAGGCCAGGATCTTCGCCTGATCaacgaagcagtagtgcctctccaccctgtagctCCAAAACCCTATACGCTcttagcccaaatacctctgggtaccgcttactactctgtcctggatttaaaagatgccttcttttgcattcctttacaccctaaaagtcaacctatctttgcctttgaggactccACACAGAAGTCTgaacaggtcacctggactgtcctcccccagggattcagagacagcccccatctctttgggttggctctaacccaagatttggcagaatggcaatacccacaagctactctgctacaatatgtggatgatctcctgctctgtggactgcCTGAGCCTGTCATTTTGCAAgtcactgaatccttactaaacttcctagcagatagaggatataaaatctctaaagaaaaagcccaattgtgtcagtctaaggttacatatttaggtcttgtcctggagaaggaaatgagggctctaggagaagacagaatccatctgatcctgacatttcctctacctaaaactctaaagcaattgagggcctttttggggggtcacaggatactgtagaatttgaatcctgggatatgcagacctagccaggcccttatatcaaatccttcaggaagcacagaaggatccccagccctttattgaatgggatgacaagtcaggaAAATGCATTCCAGCAgttaaaaaaggcccttatgacagctccagccctgggtttCCCAGcacaggacaagtttcaattatatgtctatgaaaagggaggactggccttaggagtggtgactcagctccggggcatcactccccaggcAGTAGGCTACTTAAGTAAGGAATTAGACCAGGTAGCCAAGATatggccaggatgtcttagagcagtgacttctagtgcctgaagctcaaaaacttatcctaaaccgccGCCtcatggtttataccccacatgacctagggggaattttaaactcaaaaggaaaactttggctatctgacagctgtctacttaaataccaggcccagcatCTGGGAGGGACAGGAATAACTCTAAGGACCTTTCAGAGCCTAaaccctgcatcccttctaccagaggcagagggaaatcccgaacactcatgtgaggaggtactagTGGAGAAttatgctgcccgacctgacttaactgatcaacccttaaaaaacccagatctagaattatacactcacagcagttcctttgtcaagaatggtgtcagacatgcagggtttgcggttgtgacagaatttggcatcctcaaattaggtctttttcctcctaatacaagtgctcaattggcagaattagtggccctaacagaagctctaaaactgtcaaaagaacagagagtcaacatctatacacatctaagtatgcct
This window harbors:
- the Nup42 gene encoding nucleoporin NUP42 isoform X1; the protein is MTICQFFLQGRCRFGDRCWNEHPGVRGAGGARQQPQQQPSGSNRRGWNATSQRYSSVIQPSSFSKSTPLGGSRDQEKSSFSSFDSGASASRNRDFGLSQTPFSSFTAEEQKDEKKLLEGIIKDIEIWESSGQWMFSVYSPVKKKPNISGFTDISPEELRLEYHNFLTSNNLQSYLNSVQQLINQWRNRINELKNLNTSTKVVLLSNIKDGVNKAAPAFGFGSRQAGAFGSKGFPVNNSSNDSAQNFSFKASPGFVTAPSGNPSVFGSPPAFGAVPSASSAISTCTPAFGFGKPGITLAASFSFKSPVASSFGSAGFSGFPASLASGCVGASVAPAFGSSSSVAGFGGPSSHSHTAFSKETSDIFGSNNMSACSATDTTDNVLFTPKHQLRVDELEQFQSKKFTLGKIPLKPPPVELLSM
- the Nup42 gene encoding nucleoporin NUP42 isoform X2, whose amino-acid sequence is MGGRGERIRVSRPRLLVFLPFSGSNRRGWNATSQRYSSVIQPSSFSKSTPLGGSRDQEKSSFSSFDSGASASRNRDFGLSQTPFSSFTAEEQKDEKKLLEGIIKDIEIWESSGQWMFSVYSPVKKKPNISGFTDISPEELRLEYHNFLTSNNLQSYLNSVQQLINQWRNRINELKNLNTSTKVVLLSNIKDGVNKAAPAFGFGSRQAGAFGSKGFPVNNSSNDSAQNFSFKASPGFVTAPSGNPSVFGSPPAFGAVPSASSAISTCTPAFGFGKPGITLAASFSFKSPVASSFGSAGFSGFPASLASGCVGASVAPAFGSSSSVAGFGGPSSHSHTAFSKETSDIFGSNNMSACSATDTTDNVLFTPKHQLRVDELEQFQSKKFTLGKIPLKPPPVELLSM